From a single Rhodococcus qingshengii JCM 15477 genomic region:
- a CDS encoding Dabb family protein, with product MYNVTRVVHAANGAGADEWTAAVKNIAAVAESSNALRRLVCTTLPGVINGGDLIVHLQFEDEMAWQTARDAVDDSLRCAAVDHFHGAEYSSGTTGRSGAEAAGQVYRALFIRVSPSTPQDVLEEFERDLLRMPTHISSICAWRLSRVDAAIGHTPWTHVWEQEFTDLGSLQTQYLDHPIHWAVVDRWFDPECPEAVVHDRICHTFGNLTERLLTVK from the coding sequence ATGTATAACGTGACAAGAGTCGTGCACGCCGCCAACGGGGCGGGCGCCGACGAGTGGACCGCTGCAGTGAAGAACATTGCCGCAGTTGCCGAATCGTCGAACGCGCTGCGTCGTCTCGTCTGTACGACACTTCCCGGCGTCATCAACGGCGGAGATCTGATCGTCCATCTTCAGTTCGAAGACGAGATGGCTTGGCAGACAGCCCGAGATGCGGTCGACGACAGCCTGCGCTGCGCCGCCGTCGACCACTTCCACGGTGCCGAGTACTCGTCCGGGACCACGGGACGTTCCGGCGCCGAAGCCGCCGGTCAGGTGTACCGAGCGCTGTTCATCCGGGTATCCCCCAGCACACCCCAGGACGTACTCGAGGAATTCGAACGGGATCTGCTCAGGATGCCTACCCATATCTCGTCGATCTGCGCCTGGCGTCTCAGCCGAGTCGACGCAGCAATCGGGCACACACCATGGACTCATGTCTGGGAGCAGGAGTTCACCGACCTCGGCTCACTGCAGACCCAGTACCTCGATCATCCGATTCACTGGGCAGTGGTGGACCGGTGGTTCGACCCCGAATGTCCCGAGGCCGTGGTCCACGACAGAATCTGTCACACGTTCGGCAATCTCACCGAGAGACTCCTGACAGTGAAGTGA
- a CDS encoding SDR family NAD(P)-dependent oxidoreductase — protein sequence MNHSLVGKTALVTGSSRGIGRAIARRLAAEGATVVVTARSTRPTAAVRADSNVVIGGTLSETVEMIESQHGRALAIPADLEDSEARDGLIEKVVSRTGGIDILVNNAGFADYAPIEKMSLATFDRTLDHYIRAPFALSKAAIPYMRERGAGWIVNIGSSTGLNPIRPFRDYNKTSGDVIYASMKAALHRFTQGLAAEVLDDNIAVNSVGPSTAISTPGADALIPDGYETEPVEYLAETVLAMCSLPAAERTGLVAFSLHFPWYQDLVVKALDGQGLMPRREPPTWCNPNILPEGI from the coding sequence TTGAATCACTCGCTGGTAGGGAAGACCGCGCTGGTGACCGGGAGCAGTCGAGGCATCGGCAGGGCGATCGCCAGGCGACTGGCGGCAGAGGGGGCAACCGTGGTCGTCACCGCACGGTCGACTCGGCCTACCGCGGCAGTCCGTGCCGACAGTAATGTCGTCATCGGCGGTACGTTGTCCGAGACCGTCGAGATGATCGAGTCGCAACACGGTCGTGCACTTGCCATTCCGGCCGATCTCGAGGATTCCGAGGCTCGCGACGGATTGATCGAGAAGGTCGTCTCGCGGACCGGAGGTATCGACATCCTCGTGAACAATGCCGGGTTTGCCGACTACGCGCCGATCGAGAAGATGTCGCTGGCGACGTTCGATCGGACCCTCGACCACTACATTCGCGCGCCGTTCGCCCTGTCGAAGGCAGCCATCCCCTACATGCGAGAGCGCGGCGCAGGCTGGATCGTGAACATCGGTTCCTCGACGGGACTGAATCCGATCAGGCCCTTCCGCGACTACAACAAGACGTCGGGTGACGTGATTTACGCGTCGATGAAGGCAGCACTGCACAGGTTCACACAGGGCCTCGCCGCGGAGGTGCTGGACGACAATATCGCGGTCAACTCGGTGGGACCTTCCACTGCGATCTCGACTCCCGGCGCCGACGCACTCATTCCGGATGGATACGAAACCGAGCCCGTCGAGTATCTTGCCGAGACGGTACTGGCCATGTGTTCTCTTCCCGCGGCCGAGCGGACCGGCCTTGTAGCGTTCAGTCTTCATTTTCCCTGGTATCAGGATCTGGTCGTGAAGGCGCTCGACGGGCAAGGGCTGATGCCCAGACGTGAGCCACCGACGTGGTGCAATCCCAACATTCTGCCCGAAGGAATCTGA
- a CDS encoding MFS transporter produces MTNSVTTDSAAQPTVHDTPDVPVVTSPRREAVIIGALSLAAMIVSMMQTLPVPILGRIQSDLGASAAGISWVTTATLLSAAVFTPLLGRYGDQHGKKRTLVGVLVVMVIGSIVAALAHNLPLLILGRVLQGTATAIFPLALSVLREEVRPHKLPGAMALVSGTLAFGSGLALVATGLLTSAPDADYRNAFWMATGFALLALVAVITLVPATKHKSGGRVDVIGALSLGAALLLLLLSISQGHQWGWFSPVTIGVFLGSIVMFAVWVWIEKIVDEPLVDMRMFVHRPVMMANLAGVMLGFGMFANFLGISYLVQLPHALTGYGFDASILRASVEFLLPGAIASLIAAPIGGRLIRVRGPRFVLGLTAICGAVPFAWLAYDHTHTASVIGAGIVIGAAVSLGYAAMPAIIMSSVPRHQSGIANGINSISRSTGSAMGSAVVTTILASMTIANLPEGVSALPSESAFTVTFVTAAVAFALVGLVGWSGLPKSASTSVNGSA; encoded by the coding sequence TTGACGAATTCAGTGACGACCGACAGCGCTGCGCAGCCAACGGTCCACGACACCCCGGATGTACCCGTCGTAACATCGCCGCGCCGCGAGGCCGTCATCATCGGGGCGCTCAGCCTGGCCGCGATGATCGTCTCGATGATGCAGACACTGCCCGTCCCGATTTTGGGGCGTATTCAGTCCGATCTGGGCGCATCCGCGGCCGGCATCAGTTGGGTGACGACGGCGACGTTGCTGTCGGCCGCCGTTTTCACTCCCCTGTTGGGCCGCTACGGCGATCAGCACGGCAAGAAGCGCACGCTGGTCGGCGTTCTGGTCGTCATGGTCATCGGTTCGATCGTCGCCGCACTGGCACACAACCTGCCACTTCTCATCCTCGGACGCGTCCTCCAGGGGACCGCCACCGCCATCTTCCCGCTGGCTCTGTCGGTCCTGCGCGAAGAGGTCCGCCCACACAAGCTTCCCGGCGCGATGGCATTGGTCAGCGGAACTCTCGCATTCGGCAGCGGGCTCGCCCTCGTGGCCACCGGACTTCTCACATCGGCTCCGGATGCCGACTACCGCAACGCCTTCTGGATGGCCACCGGGTTCGCGTTGCTTGCCCTCGTCGCCGTCATCACGCTGGTTCCGGCAACCAAGCACAAGAGCGGCGGGCGCGTCGACGTCATCGGCGCGCTGAGCCTGGGCGCTGCACTCCTTCTGCTCCTGTTGTCGATTTCGCAAGGCCACCAATGGGGTTGGTTCTCACCCGTGACCATCGGTGTTTTCCTGGGCTCGATCGTGATGTTCGCAGTCTGGGTCTGGATCGAGAAGATCGTCGACGAACCACTGGTCGACATGCGAATGTTCGTCCACCGGCCCGTGATGATGGCGAATCTGGCGGGGGTCATGCTGGGCTTCGGAATGTTCGCCAACTTCCTGGGCATCTCCTATCTCGTGCAGCTTCCCCACGCCCTCACGGGATACGGATTCGACGCCAGCATTCTGCGTGCGTCGGTGGAATTCCTGCTGCCGGGTGCGATTGCCTCGCTGATCGCAGCACCGATCGGTGGGCGGCTCATCAGAGTGCGTGGGCCACGCTTCGTCCTGGGACTCACCGCCATCTGTGGTGCGGTGCCGTTCGCCTGGCTCGCGTACGACCACACGCACACCGCGTCGGTCATCGGTGCCGGCATCGTGATCGGCGCCGCCGTGAGCCTGGGCTACGCGGCCATGCCCGCGATCATCATGTCGAGCGTTCCGCGACACCAGAGTGGAATAGCCAACGGCATCAACTCGATCTCCCGTTCCACCGGCAGCGCCATGGGCAGTGCAGTGGTGACTACGATTCTCGCCTCGATGACCATCGCGAACCTGCCAGAGGGCGTATCCGCTCTGCCCAGCGAATCCGCCTTCACCGTCACCTTCGTCACTGCCGCCGTAGCTTTCGCTCTGGTCGGCCTGGTGGGTTGGTCAGGCCTCCCCAAGAGTGCGTCGACGTCTGTCAACGGCAGCGCGTGA
- a CDS encoding 4-hydroxybenzoate 3-monooxygenase has protein sequence MSSSRTQVGIVGGGPAGLMLSHLLHLKGIDSVVLECRTREEVEGTIRAGVLEQNTVDLMVETGLGDRLKREGLEHHGIELRFGGRGHRIAFDELTDGRAVTVYPQHEVLKDLIARRLADGGDIRFGVSDAQVHDHESDRPSITFVDSDGNDQKLECALVAGCDGSRTGTRKLIPEPSIRTDHFRQYPFAWFGILAEAPPSSEELIYANHERGFALISTRTPEVQRHYLQVDPDDSVDNWSDDRIWDELHMRVDGEGAEIKDGRIFQKSILQFRSFVCEPMQHGNLFLAGDAAHTVPPTGAKGMNLAIADVYALAKAMDGFFTSSDRKMLDGYTETVLPRVWRTQHFSWWMSSMLHRLPDDSGFGHRRQLAELDMVTRSVAGRTLIAENYVGTPLHQ, from the coding sequence ATGTCTTCTTCACGCACCCAGGTCGGAATCGTCGGTGGTGGTCCCGCCGGGTTGATGCTCTCGCATCTGTTGCATCTGAAGGGAATCGATTCGGTTGTCCTGGAATGCCGCACCCGCGAAGAGGTAGAAGGCACCATTCGTGCCGGCGTGCTCGAACAGAACACGGTTGATCTCATGGTCGAGACCGGACTCGGTGATCGACTGAAGCGGGAGGGCCTCGAACATCACGGAATCGAGTTGCGATTCGGTGGACGAGGGCACCGAATCGCGTTCGACGAACTGACCGACGGGCGAGCAGTCACGGTGTATCCGCAACACGAGGTGCTCAAGGATCTGATCGCGCGGCGTCTCGCTGACGGCGGGGACATTCGATTCGGAGTGTCCGACGCGCAAGTACACGATCACGAATCGGATCGCCCGAGTATCACTTTTGTCGACTCGGACGGAAATGATCAGAAGCTCGAGTGCGCCCTGGTGGCCGGTTGCGACGGTTCACGCACCGGAACGCGAAAGCTGATTCCCGAACCGTCGATCCGAACAGATCATTTCCGCCAGTATCCCTTCGCGTGGTTCGGCATCCTGGCCGAGGCGCCGCCGTCGTCCGAAGAACTGATCTATGCCAACCATGAGCGCGGGTTTGCACTGATCAGCACACGGACGCCCGAGGTACAGCGTCATTACCTTCAGGTCGATCCGGACGACTCCGTGGACAACTGGTCCGACGATCGAATCTGGGACGAGCTGCACATGCGCGTCGACGGTGAGGGGGCGGAGATCAAGGACGGCAGGATCTTTCAGAAGTCGATCCTCCAGTTCCGCAGCTTCGTGTGTGAGCCGATGCAGCACGGCAACCTGTTTCTTGCAGGGGATGCGGCGCACACCGTGCCGCCGACCGGCGCGAAGGGAATGAATCTCGCGATCGCCGACGTCTACGCACTGGCGAAGGCAATGGACGGTTTCTTCACCTCGTCCGACCGAAAGATGCTGGACGGGTACACCGAAACGGTGTTGCCGCGTGTGTGGCGGACGCAGCACTTCTCGTGGTGGATGTCGTCGATGCTCCATCGCTTGCCAGACGACAGCGGTTTCGGGCATCGCCGACAGTTGGCCGAATTGGACATGGTCACGCGTTCGGTGGCCGGACGAACGCTGATCGCCGAGAACTACGTCGGAACTCCCTTGCATCAGTAG
- a CDS encoding SDR family NAD(P)-dependent oxidoreductase produces MSHAERRFGTGTAVVTGAGAGIGAGFARHLARLGMTVVVADIDEARASLVAEDIRTAGGRADVHGVDVADADAVKRMADNVFDRHGSVELLVNNAGVETAGLLWEVSGARWRRLMEINVDGVFYCLRAFVPLMLKVGKPACVANLSSVGGINSAAVQGPYIVSKFAVLAMTESLHQDLSLVDSPIQVSAVVPHSIRSEIFRAAQRDAPTTNVTANAVFDAMQQANVESGLDPLDAAEHMTEAIARGDFWVFSDDDACRQFTDRRAAQLRDLLPPADPRTMLTRMGIS; encoded by the coding sequence ATGTCCCACGCTGAACGCCGGTTCGGTACCGGCACGGCCGTCGTGACCGGTGCGGGGGCCGGTATCGGTGCAGGGTTCGCCCGTCACCTTGCGCGGCTGGGAATGACGGTGGTCGTTGCCGACATCGACGAGGCGCGTGCGTCGCTCGTCGCCGAGGACATTCGCACGGCCGGTGGGAGAGCTGACGTTCATGGAGTGGACGTAGCGGATGCCGATGCCGTGAAGAGGATGGCGGACAATGTGTTCGATCGTCACGGCAGCGTCGAGTTGCTGGTCAACAATGCCGGAGTGGAGACGGCCGGGTTGCTGTGGGAAGTCAGTGGTGCGCGGTGGAGACGGTTGATGGAGATCAACGTCGACGGCGTCTTCTATTGCCTTCGTGCTTTCGTGCCATTGATGTTGAAGGTGGGTAAGCCGGCGTGTGTGGCCAATCTGTCTTCTGTCGGCGGGATCAACAGCGCCGCGGTGCAAGGACCGTACATCGTCAGTAAGTTCGCGGTGCTGGCGATGACCGAGAGCTTGCACCAAGATCTGTCGTTGGTCGACTCTCCGATTCAGGTCAGTGCTGTTGTTCCACACTCGATCCGGAGTGAGATCTTTCGTGCGGCCCAGCGTGACGCGCCGACTACGAACGTCACGGCAAACGCTGTCTTCGATGCAATGCAACAGGCGAACGTCGAATCCGGACTCGACCCGCTCGATGCCGCCGAGCACATGACCGAAGCAATAGCGCGTGGGGACTTCTGGGTGTTCTCCGACGACGACGCGTGTCGGCAGTTCACCGACCGCCGAGCCGCTCAGCTTCGAGACCTGCTACCTCCCGCCGATCCTCGCACAATGCTCACACGCATGGGCATCTCGTGA
- a CDS encoding LysR family transcriptional regulator produces MDFRQLKYFLVVSEELSFSRAAERCFISQSAISHQVARLEKELGATLFERSTRAVRLAPAGSRLVPIAQQVLSLETMAYSVARDPRARIRITGNMSFAAQTLDAIAHVRELHPDLDVEFVIKSFAHRMDAVASGDADIALIRGGVDRPGLEPLDLGVEDLLVVMSSRHPLAGQQSVDLNDLAAYPLLLPPRQSQVLIHKVVEDAFREIDRRVQLGPAIPSDHTATLDVITNPRAWTLLYSITAGESPRAGISFMRESNGRLRIPVSGVTRSGATHSTEFADLIQALKDAMNPSFTE; encoded by the coding sequence ATGGACTTCCGCCAACTCAAGTACTTCCTCGTCGTGAGCGAGGAACTGAGCTTCAGTCGCGCTGCCGAGCGCTGCTTCATCTCGCAGTCGGCGATCAGCCATCAGGTCGCCCGACTGGAGAAGGAGCTTGGCGCGACACTCTTCGAACGCTCGACCCGAGCCGTTCGCCTTGCCCCGGCAGGATCGCGACTCGTGCCCATCGCGCAGCAAGTCCTCAGCCTCGAAACGATGGCATACTCCGTCGCACGCGACCCACGAGCCCGGATCCGGATCACCGGAAACATGAGCTTCGCCGCTCAGACGCTGGACGCCATCGCACACGTGCGCGAACTTCATCCGGACCTGGACGTCGAGTTCGTCATCAAGAGTTTTGCCCACCGCATGGACGCCGTGGCCTCCGGTGACGCCGACATCGCGCTGATTCGCGGCGGCGTCGACCGCCCCGGACTCGAACCCTTGGATCTCGGCGTCGAAGATCTGCTGGTCGTAATGTCGAGCCGGCACCCCCTGGCCGGCCAGCAAAGCGTCGACCTCAATGATCTGGCCGCATACCCCCTGCTCCTGCCGCCGCGCCAAAGCCAGGTGCTCATTCACAAGGTGGTCGAGGACGCGTTCCGCGAGATAGATCGACGCGTCCAACTGGGCCCAGCAATTCCGAGCGATCACACAGCCACGCTGGACGTGATCACCAACCCGCGCGCCTGGACCCTGCTGTATTCGATCACCGCAGGCGAATCTCCACGCGCCGGCATCAGCTTCATGCGAGAATCGAACGGCCGCTTGCGAATTCCCGTCTCGGGAGTGACCCGCAGCGGCGCCACCCACTCGACCGAGTTCGCCGATCTGATCCAAGCGCTCAAGGACGCCATGAATCCGTCTTTCACTGAGTGA
- a CDS encoding benzaldehyde dehydrogenase: protein MTRLLSEPVWESKIFDGEWVRGSADDRIVVEPATGKQLTTVGMATPDDVAAAATKAAAAQKDWAARPYTERAAVLRRAGQLFEQYADEIGEWVIREAGSIPAKAGLETHTAAEECYNAAALAAHPVGEVLRSEQPRLSFSRRVPVGTVGVIAPFNFPIILSIRAVAPALALGNSVILKPDPRTAICGGVVLARIFEEAGLPAGVFGMLPGGADAGEAIVVHPSVRVIAFTGSTRAGRAVGELAGRHLKRAHLELGGNNALIVMDDVDLEKAASVGAFGSFMHQGQICMTTGRQLVHESIAADYTALLAERADKLPVGDPFTGQVALGPIIDAKQRDHIHSLVTGSIAAGAKLAAGGTYEDLFYRPTVLADTPLTAPAFADEVFGPVAPVTSFATVEQAITIANDSEYGLSLGILTSDAMRGLELAQQIPTGLVHINDQTVGDEAVIPFGGMASSGNVGRVGGIGANLDAFTETQWVTAQSALPVYPF, encoded by the coding sequence ATGACGCGTTTGCTGAGCGAACCTGTGTGGGAATCGAAGATCTTCGACGGCGAATGGGTTCGCGGTAGCGCCGACGATCGTATTGTCGTCGAACCGGCCACCGGCAAGCAGTTGACGACGGTCGGCATGGCAACACCAGACGACGTGGCAGCCGCTGCAACAAAAGCTGCTGCAGCTCAGAAGGATTGGGCAGCAAGGCCGTACACCGAACGAGCCGCCGTTCTACGCCGCGCCGGTCAACTGTTCGAACAGTACGCCGACGAAATCGGCGAATGGGTAATCCGCGAGGCCGGCAGCATTCCCGCCAAAGCCGGACTGGAAACCCACACCGCTGCCGAAGAGTGCTACAACGCAGCAGCTTTGGCCGCACACCCCGTCGGCGAGGTGCTGCGCTCGGAGCAACCGCGGCTGAGCTTCTCTCGTCGCGTCCCCGTCGGCACCGTCGGCGTCATCGCACCGTTCAACTTCCCGATCATTCTGTCGATCCGTGCAGTCGCTCCCGCACTGGCACTGGGCAATTCGGTGATCCTCAAGCCTGATCCGCGCACGGCGATCTGTGGCGGTGTGGTTCTTGCCCGCATCTTCGAAGAAGCCGGTTTGCCTGCCGGAGTGTTCGGCATGCTGCCGGGTGGCGCTGACGCCGGTGAGGCAATCGTGGTTCATCCGAGCGTTCGCGTCATCGCATTCACCGGGTCGACCCGGGCAGGACGCGCTGTCGGTGAACTGGCGGGCCGCCATCTCAAACGAGCACACCTCGAACTCGGGGGAAACAACGCACTGATCGTCATGGACGACGTCGACCTCGAAAAGGCCGCATCTGTAGGCGCTTTCGGATCCTTCATGCACCAGGGGCAGATCTGCATGACCACCGGCCGCCAGCTCGTCCACGAAAGTATCGCCGCCGACTACACCGCACTCCTTGCCGAACGCGCCGACAAGCTTCCGGTAGGCGACCCGTTCACCGGTCAGGTCGCACTCGGACCCATCATCGACGCCAAACAACGCGACCACATCCACTCCCTGGTCACCGGAAGCATCGCGGCCGGAGCAAAACTGGCGGCCGGTGGCACCTACGAGGATCTCTTCTACCGGCCCACCGTGCTGGCCGACACCCCACTCACCGCGCCGGCATTCGCCGACGAAGTCTTCGGGCCAGTCGCACCGGTCACCTCCTTCGCCACCGTCGAACAGGCCATCACCATAGCCAACGATTCCGAGTACGGACTGTCACTGGGCATTCTGACCTCCGACGCCATGCGCGGACTCGAACTCGCTCAACAGATCCCCACCGGCCTCGTACACATCAACGATCAGACCGTCGGCGACGAAGCAGTCATCCCGTTCGGCGGTATGGCGTCTTCGGGTAACGTTGGCCGCGTCGGCGGTATCGGCGCAAACCTCGACGCCTTCACCGAAACGCAGTGGGTGACTGCGCAGAGCGCACTCCCGGTCTACCCCTTCTAG
- a CDS encoding TIGR03619 family F420-dependent LLM class oxidoreductase — MKFSLAVAMIPLSQLVALAKVAEECGFSSITMPDSLFFPERGATGYPYTADGVRMWDVKTPFVDPMIAAAFMGPGTSKIRFYPQVLELSSRNPLLLASQVGSVANLTGGRFGLGVGVGWAPEEFEWCGASPKDRGPRVDEMLEVLRLVLGGGMVEHHGKFFDFDRLQMSPAPVDPVPIYIGGHSAAALRRAARVGDGWTSATVSFADLQALIARIGVLRVEYGRAESPFEIQAVCADRFGLDGSLELADSGVTESIVIPWAMYGLGFDCDLEAKKDAVRRFSEEVICKF; from the coding sequence ATGAAGTTCAGCCTCGCCGTGGCGATGATTCCCCTCTCTCAACTCGTTGCACTTGCGAAAGTGGCCGAAGAATGCGGCTTTTCTTCGATCACGATGCCCGACTCACTGTTCTTTCCCGAGCGGGGCGCTACCGGGTATCCGTATACCGCTGACGGTGTGCGGATGTGGGACGTGAAGACACCATTTGTAGACCCCATGATTGCCGCGGCCTTCATGGGACCCGGAACGTCGAAGATTCGCTTTTATCCGCAGGTGCTCGAGCTCAGCTCACGCAATCCTCTGCTGCTGGCAAGCCAGGTGGGGTCGGTCGCGAATTTGACAGGAGGCCGCTTCGGTCTCGGGGTCGGTGTGGGCTGGGCGCCAGAGGAATTCGAGTGGTGCGGCGCTTCCCCCAAGGATCGAGGCCCGCGAGTCGACGAGATGCTCGAGGTACTGCGACTGGTTCTAGGCGGCGGTATGGTCGAACATCACGGCAAGTTCTTCGACTTCGACAGGCTGCAGATGAGCCCGGCGCCGGTCGATCCCGTCCCCATCTACATCGGAGGACATTCCGCGGCCGCATTGCGCCGTGCAGCGCGAGTGGGTGACGGTTGGACCTCGGCTACAGTCTCTTTCGCTGATCTGCAAGCTCTCATCGCGAGGATCGGCGTCCTGCGGGTCGAGTACGGGCGCGCCGAGTCCCCGTTCGAAATTCAGGCCGTCTGCGCCGATCGCTTCGGTCTCGACGGCTCCCTGGAACTGGCCGATAGCGGAGTGACGGAATCGATCGTCATTCCTTGGGCCATGTACGGGCTCGGGTTCGACTGCGACCTGGAAGCGAAGAAAGATGCGGTACGCAGGTTCTCCGAGGAAGTCATCTGCAAATTCTGA
- a CDS encoding NAD(P)/FAD-dependent oxidoreductase — protein MDRTAAGRADIDATGHEQTQVVIVGSGFGALAAAKTLAKSKTPFVLISATTEHLFQPLLYQVATGVLSAGEVAPPIRTILQKYPNADVRLGRVVEVNAEENTVVYEASGTRHTLGYRSLIAATGATQAYFGHDEFEKVTYKLKTVEDAEVLRKQILRCFEEAHTTNDALVRRNLLSFVVVGAGATGVELAGQIKELARRYFAKSINNISADEVTVTMVEGAGVALPAFGGKLSEYTQASLEKSGVEVVLNTMVTAIDEHGVTVSSAKTKEEKRIDAETVIWSAGVRANDFAAVLGEATGCESDRAGRLLINPDLTVGGFANVFAIGDMTSLNGLPGQSPVAMQGGRHAAKTVNGKVKAGTPFKYFDKGSMSIISRFSAVCRVRKVEFKGTIAWFMWLAVHVMYLVGFRNRYVAVMSWFGSFIGHRRPHFHYAQEPMKIEATPPVTEREPELAHSA, from the coding sequence GTGGATAGAACAGCTGCGGGTCGCGCTGACATCGACGCGACTGGACACGAGCAGACTCAGGTAGTCATCGTCGGTTCGGGATTCGGAGCCCTCGCCGCGGCCAAGACCCTCGCGAAGTCCAAGACGCCGTTCGTCCTCATCTCCGCCACCACCGAGCACCTCTTCCAGCCGCTGCTCTACCAGGTGGCGACGGGCGTTCTGTCGGCAGGCGAAGTTGCTCCGCCCATCCGCACGATCCTGCAGAAGTACCCCAACGCCGACGTGCGTCTCGGTCGCGTCGTCGAGGTCAACGCCGAAGAGAACACCGTCGTCTACGAGGCTTCGGGCACCCGCCACACTCTCGGATACCGCTCGCTCATCGCAGCCACCGGTGCCACCCAGGCGTACTTCGGTCATGACGAGTTCGAAAAGGTCACCTACAAGCTCAAGACCGTCGAGGATGCCGAGGTCCTGCGTAAGCAGATCCTGCGTTGCTTCGAAGAGGCTCACACCACCAACGACGCGCTGGTTCGCCGCAACCTGCTCAGCTTCGTTGTCGTCGGTGCAGGCGCGACCGGCGTCGAGCTCGCCGGACAGATCAAGGAACTGGCGCGTCGCTACTTCGCCAAGTCCATCAACAACATCAGCGCCGACGAGGTCACGGTCACCATGGTCGAGGGCGCGGGCGTTGCGCTTCCGGCCTTCGGCGGCAAGCTCAGTGAGTACACACAGGCCTCGCTCGAGAAGTCGGGTGTCGAGGTTGTTCTCAACACCATGGTCACCGCCATCGACGAGCACGGTGTCACCGTCTCTTCGGCAAAGACCAAGGAAGAGAAGCGCATCGACGCCGAGACCGTCATCTGGTCGGCCGGTGTTCGAGCCAACGACTTCGCCGCAGTGCTCGGCGAGGCGACCGGTTGTGAGAGTGACCGTGCAGGTCGTCTGCTCATCAATCCGGACTTGACCGTCGGCGGGTTCGCCAACGTCTTTGCCATCGGCGACATGACTTCGCTGAACGGTCTGCCGGGTCAGTCGCCCGTTGCAATGCAGGGTGGCCGTCACGCAGCGAAGACTGTGAACGGAAAGGTCAAGGCCGGAACGCCTTTCAAATACTTCGACAAGGGCAGCATGTCGATCATCAGCCGATTCAGCGCTGTGTGTCGCGTCCGCAAGGTCGAGTTCAAGGGCACGATCGCCTGGTTCATGTGGCTGGCCGTGCACGTGATGTATCTGGTGGGCTTCCGCAACCGGTATGTCGCTGTGATGTCGTGGTTCGGTTCGTTCATCGGTCACCGTCGTCCGCACTTCCACTACGCGCAGGAGCCGATGAAGATCGAGGCCACGCCGCCGGTGACCGAACGCGAACCGGAATTGGCGCACTCCGCGTAG
- a CDS encoding IclR family transcriptional regulator translates to MASGERSLIGRAFIVLGAFDAKSPRLTQSEISRRSGLPLPTVHRLCGQLVAEGALERRSDGKYQVGVRLWEIGALAPGAHGLRQVALPFLEDLYEVTRENVQLVVREGTEALYLERLSSRSAVTVVGRAGGRLPLHASSGGLILLAHGGTELLDDVLRAGLESFTPKTITSERILRATLDEIRRAGFVVCREYLNVGTLAVAAPVREAGGSVVAAVSTVVPVEQDPAPLLPALVAAARGISRGLGSGGFR, encoded by the coding sequence ATGGCATCAGGCGAGCGTTCGTTGATCGGCCGGGCATTTATCGTGCTCGGTGCCTTCGACGCGAAATCGCCGCGGTTGACGCAGTCGGAGATCAGTCGTCGCAGCGGTTTGCCTCTGCCCACCGTCCACCGACTGTGTGGGCAGTTGGTGGCTGAGGGCGCACTCGAGCGTCGGAGTGACGGCAAGTACCAGGTCGGAGTCCGGTTGTGGGAGATCGGCGCTCTTGCTCCCGGCGCTCACGGCCTACGGCAGGTGGCGTTGCCGTTCCTCGAGGACCTGTACGAGGTCACCCGAGAGAACGTGCAGTTGGTCGTTCGTGAGGGCACCGAGGCTCTGTACCTCGAGCGCTTGTCCTCGCGTAGCGCCGTCACCGTGGTCGGCCGTGCCGGCGGAAGATTGCCGTTGCACGCGTCCAGCGGTGGATTGATTCTCCTCGCGCACGGCGGAACCGAGCTTCTCGACGACGTCCTTCGCGCCGGCCTCGAGTCGTTCACTCCCAAAACCATTACTTCCGAGCGGATTTTGCGAGCAACTCTCGACGAGATCAGGCGCGCCGGATTCGTGGTCTGTCGTGAGTATCTGAACGTCGGAACCCTTGCCGTCGCCGCTCCTGTCCGCGAAGCCGGGGGCAGTGTCGTGGCAGCGGTCTCGACAGTTGTTCCGGTGGAGCAGGATCCGGCTCCTTTACTGCCGGCGTTGGTCGCGGCCGCCCGTGGAATATCACGCGGGCTTGGTAGCGGTGGGTTTCGATAG